From the Serratia nematodiphila DZ0503SBS1 genome, one window contains:
- a CDS encoding formate/nitrite transporter family protein has translation MNEQPRQEHEQDETMRVESEEQEQGKREIEVREENLPSRAAAVHEQIRMEGEKELERDGLALLWSAIAAGLSMGASLAAKGIFHARLPDDPSRFFIENLGYTFGFIIVIMARQQLFTENTVTAVLPIMHKSTPRNLLILLRLWGVVLLGNLIGTALAALAFTHMPLFDAETRRAFISLGEEVMRHTPGEMFANGILAGWIIATMVWMFPAAGAAKIWVIVLMTYLVAICDLTHIVVGSVEILYLVFNGAIGWQEFVYPFALPTLAGNIIGGTFIFALISHAQIRNDLSAKNKAARVQEEKRRHGGEKP, from the coding sequence ATGAACGAACAGCCACGCCAGGAGCATGAGCAGGATGAAACGATGCGGGTAGAGAGTGAAGAGCAGGAACAGGGCAAACGCGAAATCGAAGTCAGGGAAGAAAATTTGCCTTCGCGCGCGGCGGCGGTGCATGAACAGATCCGGATGGAAGGCGAAAAAGAGCTGGAGCGCGACGGGCTGGCGCTGCTGTGGTCGGCGATCGCCGCCGGGCTGTCGATGGGCGCCTCGCTGGCGGCAAAAGGCATTTTCCACGCCCGCTTGCCGGACGATCCCAGCCGCTTTTTCATTGAGAACCTCGGCTACACCTTCGGTTTTATCATTGTCATTATGGCGCGCCAGCAGCTGTTTACCGAAAACACCGTCACGGCGGTGTTGCCAATCATGCATAAGTCCACGCCGCGCAACCTGCTTATCCTGCTGCGCCTGTGGGGCGTGGTGCTGCTCGGCAATCTGATCGGCACCGCGCTGGCGGCGCTGGCGTTTACCCATATGCCGCTGTTCGATGCCGAAACGCGCCGCGCCTTCATCAGCCTGGGTGAAGAGGTGATGCGCCATACGCCGGGAGAAATGTTCGCCAACGGCATCCTGGCCGGCTGGATCATCGCCACCATGGTATGGATGTTCCCAGCCGCCGGCGCGGCGAAAATCTGGGTGATCGTGTTGATGACCTACCTGGTGGCGATTTGCGATTTGACGCATATCGTGGTCGGCTCGGTGGAGATCCTCTATCTGGTGTTCAACGGCGCGATTGGGTGGCAGGAATTCGTCTATCCGTTCGCCCTGCCGACGCTGGCGGGCAACATCATCGGCGGCACCTTTATCTTTGCGCTGATAAGCCACGCGCAAATCCGCAACGATTTGAGCGCCAAAAATAAGGCGGCGCGCGTGCAAGAGGAAAAACGGCGCCACGGCGGGGAAAAACCGTGA
- the dsdC gene encoding DNA-binding transcriptional regulator DsdC, producing the protein MFPSKKHSQRATPLTSYQFSRLHTFECVARHLSFALAAQELSITPSAVSHRINLLEKELGFLLFQRFHRRITLTPEGERMQWALDSSFNTLNQEILDIKNRELTGTLTLYSHPSLVQCLLLPRIGDFIAQHPTIHLNILTGQEIINLANRGVDLAMYFGKLPSGRHLDEAFMQESMVPICTPQYAATHNLYDAPENLAHCTLLHDRYNSGEDEWQTWSQHFALGLDTDSKSMEFDRSDLAVLAATRHLGVAMGRLNLVQDWIKSGELIIPFTDMTVPCEHCYFTSTISERQWPKILAFKQWIMKISPLV; encoded by the coding sequence ATGTTCCCCAGTAAAAAACATTCGCAGCGGGCGACCCCGCTGACCAGCTATCAATTTTCCCGGCTGCATACTTTCGAATGCGTCGCCCGTCATTTATCTTTTGCGCTGGCGGCGCAAGAATTGTCGATCACCCCCAGCGCCGTGAGCCACCGCATTAATTTGCTCGAAAAGGAATTGGGTTTTTTGCTATTCCAACGCTTTCATCGCCGGATTACGCTGACGCCGGAGGGCGAGCGCATGCAATGGGCGCTGGACAGTTCCTTCAACACCTTGAATCAGGAAATCCTGGACATCAAAAATCGCGAGTTGACGGGAACCTTGACCCTCTACTCGCACCCGTCCCTGGTGCAATGTCTGCTGCTGCCGCGCATCGGCGACTTTATCGCCCAGCACCCCACCATTCACCTCAATATTCTGACCGGACAGGAAATCATCAACCTGGCCAACCGCGGCGTGGATCTGGCGATGTACTTCGGCAAACTGCCCTCGGGGCGGCATCTGGACGAAGCCTTTATGCAGGAATCAATGGTGCCGATCTGCACGCCGCAGTACGCCGCCACGCATAACCTGTACGATGCGCCGGAAAACCTGGCCCACTGCACGCTGCTGCACGATCGCTACAACTCCGGCGAAGATGAGTGGCAAACCTGGTCGCAACACTTTGCGCTGGGGCTGGATACCGACAGTAAAAGCATGGAGTTCGACCGTTCCGATCTTGCCGTGCTGGCCGCGACGCGGCACCTTGGCGTCGCCATGGGGCGGCTCAATCTGGTGCAGGACTGGATCAAAAGCGGCGAACTGATCATTCCGTTCACCGACATGACCGTGCCCTGCGAGCACTGCTATTTTACCTCGACCATCTCCGAGCGGCAGTGGCCGAAGATCCTCGCGTTTAAGCAGTGGATCATGAAAATCTCCCCTCTGGTCTGA
- a CDS encoding porin, protein MAMKLRVMTQAVALGLAIGSASFAAQAEITLLKQDPQAGDPLSRLNFTVGGSIRPQFNNMTGDGDKGSYKRNGFDGGTRFRFAADYYLFDDISWISYYELGVNIPALFDWDHHYADGARNTSRRMLYTGLKSNTWGQMTFGQQNSVYYDVVGAKTDIWDYDMLAQAPGNGINGDYDGSYRSRKMLKYKNRFGDADVYASYLFSDSDYLPGNGLRYKRKGGGSLGVDYHITPDLTWGTAWNYTRAEMRNPSTSGSKSYDQNIFGTAISWKPDNWTLTFGGGYYNDFLTTKKADVNNYFAGDAWGIEYLAGYTVPVGQYAVKSVMPYFMGDRLEYITGRNYQRIDNGLGVTVQFDYGFRVDVEHVLTSSTDNLGDMTVVRLRYDF, encoded by the coding sequence ATGGCAATGAAATTGCGCGTAATGACTCAAGCGGTGGCGCTGGGTCTGGCGATCGGCAGCGCGTCGTTCGCCGCTCAGGCGGAAATCACCCTGCTGAAGCAAGATCCACAGGCCGGCGATCCGCTCAGCCGCCTTAACTTCACCGTTGGCGGCAGTATTCGTCCGCAGTTCAACAACATGACGGGCGACGGTGACAAGGGCTCGTACAAGCGTAACGGCTTCGACGGCGGCACCCGCTTCCGTTTCGCTGCGGACTACTATCTGTTCGACGATATCAGCTGGATCAGCTACTACGAGCTGGGCGTGAACATTCCGGCGCTGTTTGACTGGGATCACCACTATGCCGACGGCGCGAGAAACACCAGCCGCCGCATGCTGTACACCGGCCTGAAAAGCAATACCTGGGGCCAGATGACCTTCGGTCAGCAGAACAGCGTTTATTATGACGTGGTGGGCGCCAAGACCGATATCTGGGACTACGACATGCTGGCCCAGGCGCCGGGCAACGGCATCAACGGCGACTACGACGGCTCTTACCGTTCACGCAAAATGCTGAAGTACAAGAACCGCTTCGGCGATGCGGACGTTTACGCTTCGTACCTGTTCAGCGACAGCGACTACCTGCCGGGCAACGGCCTGCGCTACAAGCGCAAAGGCGGCGGCTCTCTGGGTGTGGATTACCACATTACGCCGGACCTGACCTGGGGCACCGCCTGGAACTATACCCGCGCCGAAATGCGCAATCCGTCCACCAGCGGCAGCAAGAGCTATGACCAGAACATTTTCGGTACCGCCATCAGCTGGAAACCGGACAACTGGACCCTGACCTTCGGCGGCGGTTACTACAACGACTTCCTGACCACCAAAAAAGCCGACGTTAATAATTACTTCGCCGGCGATGCGTGGGGTATCGAATACCTGGCCGGTTATACCGTGCCGGTTGGCCAGTACGCGGTGAAATCGGTGATGCCGTACTTCATGGGCGACCGCCTGGAATACATCACCGGCCGCAACTACCAGCGCATCGATAACGGCCTCGGGGTGACCGTACAGTTCGACTACGGTTTCCGCGTTGACGTGGAGCACGTACTGACATCGAGCACCGACAACCTCGGCGATATGACCGTGGTGCGTCTGCGCTACGATTTCTGA
- a CDS encoding DMT family transporter translates to MNARIGIDGRAAAAMVMLCAIWGMQQVAIKAAEPDVSAVLQIAIRSGLAALGVYLLARCRGECFTWDRATLSAGLSVGALFALEFFFVSEGLRYTSASHMAVFLYTAPLFSALGLHFLIRQERLSPVQWLGMLIAFGGVVLAISGMAEGSGGADRLKGDFYGLLAGIAWGGSTLVIRTTRLAECPAKQTLLFQLTGACVLLSLLALATDNLHVVLSPVAWSSLLFQTVIVSFFSYLIWFSLLRRYQASSLGILTFMTPVFGILAGAVILGEPLQIEFVLGAVLIVLGLIVVSCSYLIYVDRRVAPKI, encoded by the coding sequence ATGAATGCAAGAATCGGTATCGACGGCAGGGCTGCCGCCGCCATGGTGATGCTATGCGCCATTTGGGGGATGCAGCAGGTGGCGATCAAGGCCGCCGAGCCGGATGTGTCGGCGGTGCTGCAAATTGCCATTCGCTCCGGTCTCGCCGCGCTGGGGGTTTACCTGCTGGCGCGTTGCCGCGGCGAGTGCTTCACCTGGGATCGCGCCACGCTGAGCGCCGGTTTGAGCGTAGGGGCATTGTTCGCGCTGGAGTTCTTTTTTGTCTCCGAAGGGCTGCGCTATACCAGCGCTTCGCATATGGCGGTGTTTTTGTACACCGCGCCGCTGTTTTCCGCTCTCGGCCTGCATTTTCTGATTCGCCAGGAGCGTCTGTCGCCGGTGCAGTGGCTGGGCATGCTCATCGCCTTTGGCGGTGTGGTGCTGGCCATATCGGGCATGGCCGAGGGCAGCGGCGGGGCCGATCGGCTGAAAGGCGATTTCTATGGCCTGCTGGCGGGGATCGCCTGGGGCGGTTCTACCCTGGTGATCCGTACCACGCGCCTGGCGGAGTGCCCGGCCAAACAGACGCTGCTGTTCCAGTTGACGGGCGCCTGTGTGCTGCTGTCGCTGCTGGCGCTGGCGACGGACAATTTGCACGTCGTCCTGAGCCCCGTGGCCTGGAGCAGCCTGTTGTTCCAAACGGTGATCGTGTCGTTTTTCAGCTACCTGATCTGGTTTTCACTGTTGCGCCGTTATCAGGCTTCCTCGCTGGGCATTCTCACCTTTATGACGCCGGTATTCGGCATCCTGGCGGGGGCCGTCATTCTCGGCGAACCGTTGCAAATTGAATTTGTATTGGGTGCTGTGTTGATCGTACTGGGGTTAATCGTAGTGAGTTGTTCATATCTTATTTATGTTGACCGAAGGGTGGCACCAAAAATATAA
- a CDS encoding helix-turn-helix domain-containing protein — MDYRKDILLQVLEYMEKNIVEGLTVEKVSIISGYSKWHLQRLFKHYFGITLGTYIRNRKLSRSAILLKQHQGNILDVALASGFASQQCYTRAFKRFFGETPNSFRNSRGWDFSTQIPPYGNDKKPYFYHTVMPDDIEMLKHYKSLIFHSIRKFRDAGDIAQTNEKWLSKQRGTCNVEKNRSNKWHSNSKGQEVFHSIFNFYIPMGKYIVIPFTGEFSEYIDFFDVMYDAYLPAINVKMRESFFIELYRQEDLNGKVVNVDILIPVT, encoded by the coding sequence ATGGATTACAGAAAAGATATTCTTTTGCAGGTGTTGGAGTATATGGAAAAGAATATTGTCGAGGGGCTGACAGTTGAAAAGGTTTCCATTATATCAGGTTACTCTAAATGGCATTTGCAACGGCTGTTTAAGCATTATTTTGGTATAACGCTAGGGACTTATATAAGGAATAGAAAACTGAGTCGCTCTGCTATTCTGCTTAAACAGCACCAAGGGAACATATTGGATGTCGCCCTGGCATCCGGGTTTGCCTCTCAGCAATGTTACACGCGGGCATTCAAACGTTTCTTTGGCGAAACGCCCAACAGCTTTAGAAACAGCCGCGGATGGGATTTTTCCACGCAGATCCCGCCGTATGGCAACGATAAGAAACCCTACTTCTACCACACGGTCATGCCGGATGACATTGAGATGTTAAAGCATTACAAATCACTGATTTTTCATTCCATAAGAAAATTCAGAGATGCCGGTGACATTGCACAGACCAATGAGAAATGGTTAAGCAAGCAGCGGGGGACATGTAATGTGGAAAAGAACAGGAGTAATAAATGGCATTCCAACAGCAAGGGGCAAGAGGTTTTTCATTCCATCTTTAACTTCTATATCCCTATGGGTAAATATATTGTCATCCCCTTTACGGGGGAGTTTTCAGAATATATTGACTTTTTCGATGTAATGTATGACGCTTATCTGCCTGCCATCAATGTCAAAATGCGGGAGAGTTTTTTTATAGAGTTATATAGGCAAGAGGATCTAAATGGCAAGGTTGTCAATGTCGATATACTTATTCCTGTGACATAG
- a CDS encoding CsbD family protein — MNSEKANGMMEKVAGKAQEIAGDVTGNERLQAEGAARQAAGVLQEKYGDALSCAGNMMKKTPLAALALIAGAGLLTGLLLRRR; from the coding sequence ATGAACAGCGAAAAAGCCAATGGCATGATGGAAAAAGTGGCGGGCAAGGCGCAGGAAATCGCGGGCGACGTCACCGGCAACGAACGTTTGCAGGCCGAAGGCGCCGCGCGCCAGGCAGCGGGCGTGCTGCAAGAAAAATACGGCGATGCCCTGAGCTGCGCCGGCAACATGATGAAGAAAACCCCCCTCGCCGCATTGGCCCTCATTGCCGGCGCAGGCCTGTTGACCGGCCTGCTGCTGCGCCGCCGTTGA
- a CDS encoding helix-turn-helix transcriptional regulator: protein MSQSVLASETHSGHLQQIISGLSDGVILTDTDQTLLWANEAALTMHGVSHQKALGANAGEYAARFALRYRNNHPLVLEQYPLNRVAEGETFTDVVVEVRQVDDPDSFWVHRLRSLIITDAQGQPELLALILSDATEWASAEQRFEKTFNANPAPAVICRLSDLRYVKVNQGFLDMTGYQREQVMGRSVYELDVLEQAEHKELAVQRLGEGATIPQMEAELKLPGGGSKLVVVAGQPLDINEDDCMLFTFTDLEPRRQAESALRESEERFAKAFRLSPVPTLLCTAHERRVLDVNEAFTRTTEYDAEDLIGKTVGEIPFIDDPEANRRLFAALEKSGNVEGLDIRVRKKGSESIDCVASADAVSIHNAPCYLLVLMDITERKRSELELVSAIEEVMQDASWFSQTLIEKLANVKSINRPDQAGFTASDLTPRERDVLELICEGLPDKKIAARLNLALNTIRNHVATVYSKLGVHSRSEAIVWARERGLFTGGLAFRNGK, encoded by the coding sequence ATGAGCCAATCCGTTTTGGCCAGCGAAACCCACAGCGGCCACCTGCAGCAAATCATCTCCGGCTTGTCCGACGGCGTGATCCTGACGGATACCGATCAAACCTTGCTATGGGCCAACGAGGCCGCGTTGACCATGCATGGCGTGAGTCATCAGAAAGCTCTGGGGGCCAATGCCGGCGAGTACGCGGCGCGTTTTGCCCTGCGCTATCGCAACAATCATCCGCTGGTTTTGGAACAGTACCCGCTGAACCGGGTTGCCGAAGGCGAAACCTTCACCGATGTGGTGGTGGAGGTTCGGCAGGTCGACGATCCGGACAGCTTCTGGGTGCACCGCCTGCGGAGCCTGATTATCACCGATGCGCAGGGGCAACCGGAGCTGCTGGCGCTGATCCTGAGCGACGCGACGGAGTGGGCCAGCGCCGAACAGCGCTTTGAAAAAACCTTCAACGCCAATCCGGCACCGGCAGTCATTTGTCGGCTAAGCGACCTGCGTTACGTCAAGGTCAACCAGGGGTTCCTTGATATGACCGGTTACCAACGTGAACAGGTCATGGGGCGTTCGGTTTATGAACTCGACGTTTTGGAACAGGCGGAGCACAAAGAACTGGCCGTTCAGCGCCTGGGGGAAGGCGCTACCATTCCGCAGATGGAGGCCGAGCTGAAGCTGCCCGGCGGAGGAAGCAAGCTGGTGGTGGTTGCCGGCCAACCCTTGGATATCAATGAAGACGACTGCATGCTGTTCACGTTTACCGATCTCGAACCCAGGCGCCAGGCGGAATCGGCGCTGCGAGAAAGTGAAGAACGGTTTGCCAAGGCATTTCGCCTGAGCCCGGTGCCGACGTTGTTATGTACCGCGCACGAGCGGCGCGTGCTGGATGTCAACGAAGCCTTCACCCGCACCACCGAGTACGACGCCGAAGACTTGATCGGCAAGACGGTCGGAGAGATCCCGTTTATTGACGATCCGGAGGCGAACCGCCGTTTGTTTGCCGCCCTGGAAAAAAGCGGCAACGTCGAAGGGCTGGACATCCGGGTGCGCAAGAAAGGGAGCGAGTCGATTGACTGTGTGGCCTCGGCGGATGCCGTCAGCATCCACAATGCGCCCTGTTATCTGCTGGTGCTCATGGACATTACCGAACGCAAACGCTCGGAGCTGGAGCTGGTAAGCGCCATCGAAGAAGTGATGCAGGACGCCTCCTGGTTCAGCCAAACCCTGATCGAAAAACTGGCCAACGTGAAAAGCATCAACCGGCCCGACCAGGCTGGATTTACCGCCAGCGACCTCACGCCGCGCGAGCGCGATGTGCTGGAATTGATTTGCGAGGGGCTGCCGGACAAGAAAATCGCGGCGCGTCTCAATCTGGCGCTCAACACCATCCGCAACCATGTCGCGACGGTCTATTCCAAACTCGGCGTGCATAGCCGCAGCGAAGCCATCGTCTGGGCCAGAGAACGCGGGCTGTTTACCGGTGGGCTGGCCTTCAGGAATGGCAAGTAG
- the ccmA gene encoding cytochrome c biogenesis heme-transporting ATPase CcmA encodes MLEAKSLSCVRDERILFSELSFSVQPGDIIQVEGPNGAGKTSLLRILAGLARPDGGEVCWRGRNTLRDRAAYQQDLLFIGHQPGIKAVLTPFENLQFYQAVRGAAEQQAIWRALEQVGLVGYEDLPVAQLSAGQQRRVALARLWLSAAPLWILDEPLTAIDKQGVAELISLFEQHAQRGGMVLLTTHQDLAGVSQTVGKIRLAEHDAGSL; translated from the coding sequence ATGCTGGAAGCCAAAAGTCTGAGTTGCGTGCGCGATGAACGCATCCTGTTTAGCGAGCTAAGCTTTTCAGTTCAGCCGGGCGATATCATTCAGGTAGAAGGGCCGAACGGCGCGGGCAAGACCAGTTTGCTGCGCATCCTCGCCGGTCTGGCGCGGCCGGACGGCGGTGAGGTGTGCTGGCGCGGGCGCAACACGCTGCGCGATCGCGCGGCGTATCAGCAAGATTTGCTGTTTATCGGCCATCAACCGGGCATCAAAGCCGTATTGACACCCTTCGAAAATCTGCAGTTTTATCAGGCGGTGCGCGGTGCGGCCGAGCAGCAGGCCATCTGGCGCGCGCTGGAGCAGGTGGGGTTGGTGGGCTACGAAGATCTGCCGGTGGCGCAGCTTTCCGCCGGGCAGCAGCGGCGCGTGGCGTTGGCGCGATTGTGGCTCAGCGCGGCGCCGCTGTGGATCCTCGATGAACCGTTGACGGCAATCGATAAACAGGGCGTGGCCGAGTTGATTAGCCTTTTTGAACAACATGCGCAGCGGGGCGGCATGGTATTGTTGACCACGCATCAGGATTTGGCCGGCGTCAGCCAAACGGTGGGCAAAATTCGTTTGGCGGAACACGACGCGGGGAGTTTGTGA
- a CDS encoding lactonase family protein, translating to MNREKTLDSINKRHPARFMLPSILSELGRTIVAGSGRQAIQLTAVLISLMFSGNAMANNREHQQIALVGTWTHIPNAPAVQKPARPSEGLYRLAVNGDGTLTLLDVVKMNSPSWIVKSRDGRFAYATNEENAGTVTALAIDEAGSVRVLNTVSSAGQQPTHATLSPDGKFLFVANYSVAKGGAGMTVLPIGSDGKLGERVQHYPFISGSGAVQGRQEGGHAHSTTFSRDGKYLYAADLGGDKLHAYRYRSDSAQPLQADASRDVSFAPGAGPRHMVFSPKGEYAYVITEMAGEIEVFTVSDHRLTQQGKVKLNGGQDSAEAKSGGAIILSPSGRYLIATNRGADNHLLVLKIGGDGLPGETTRYEAGGIEPRALAFDATGNHLYVTNVFTNTVTLFDFDDETGELKARGEAATIATPTDIKFFN from the coding sequence ATGAATAGAGAAAAAACTCTCGACTCGATTAATAAGCGCCATCCAGCTCGCTTTATGCTACCTTCTATATTGTCTGAACTTGGTCGAACAATCGTTGCCGGCTCAGGCCGGCAAGCCATTCAATTAACTGCGGTGTTAATTTCTCTCATGTTTTCAGGAAATGCGATGGCCAATAATCGGGAACATCAGCAAATAGCGTTAGTCGGTACCTGGACCCATATTCCGAATGCGCCTGCGGTGCAGAAACCGGCAAGACCCAGTGAAGGGCTCTATCGCCTGGCGGTTAATGGCGACGGCACGTTAACGCTGCTCGACGTGGTTAAAATGAACAGCCCATCGTGGATCGTAAAATCTCGCGATGGCCGTTTCGCCTATGCCACCAATGAGGAAAACGCGGGAACGGTGACCGCCTTGGCAATAGACGAAGCTGGCAGCGTGCGGGTGCTGAATACGGTGAGCAGTGCGGGCCAGCAGCCGACGCATGCCACCCTCAGCCCGGATGGCAAGTTTCTGTTTGTCGCCAACTACTCCGTCGCCAAAGGCGGCGCGGGGATGACGGTATTGCCAATTGGCAGTGACGGCAAACTGGGTGAACGGGTGCAGCATTATCCGTTTATATCAGGTTCTGGCGCCGTGCAGGGGCGTCAGGAAGGGGGCCATGCGCACTCAACCACCTTCAGCCGCGATGGTAAATATCTGTATGCGGCGGATCTCGGCGGGGACAAGCTGCACGCCTATCGCTATCGCTCGGATAGCGCACAGCCGCTGCAGGCGGACGCATCGCGCGATGTCAGCTTTGCGCCAGGCGCCGGCCCAAGACACATGGTGTTCTCGCCGAAAGGTGAGTATGCCTATGTCATCACCGAAATGGCGGGTGAAATCGAGGTGTTTACCGTCAGCGACCATCGATTGACGCAACAAGGGAAAGTGAAACTGAACGGCGGGCAGGATTCAGCGGAGGCGAAAAGCGGCGGAGCCATTATCCTCAGCCCGAGCGGCAGATATCTTATTGCCACCAATCGCGGTGCCGATAACCATTTGCTGGTATTAAAAATTGGTGGGGATGGGCTGCCAGGGGAGACGACGCGCTATGAGGCTGGCGGCATTGAACCGCGTGCGCTCGCTTTCGATGCCACCGGCAACCATCTTTATGTCACGAATGTGTTCACCAATACCGTTACGCTGTTCGATTTCGATGATGAGACGGGTGAGTTGAAGGCCAGAGGCGAGGCGGCGACGATTGCTACGCCGACGGATATTAAATTTTTCAATTAA